GCCTTGGCCGCGACCTCCGGCAGGTAGTCCTCCACCTCGAAGCCGACGCGCTCGACCTTCCAGTGGTAGTCGGTGGCGATGAGCTCCGCGGTGTCGGCGTCCAGGATCTGGTTCGCCGTGGCCATCTTCTGCATGGCCATCAGCTTCTTGATGAGCTCCGCGGTGCGGATGCCCATGCGCTGACCCAGGTCGGAGACGCTGATGCCCTCCTGGAGCTTGATGACCTTCTTCTCCTCGGCCATCTGGGTGATCTGCGTCTTGGCGCCCTTCTTCGTGGGCTTGCGCTTCTTGCCGCGGATGGGGATCTGGATGCGGCCCCAGACCATGTCCGACAGCTCCTGCTTCGAGACGCTGGTCGTCTCAGGACCCGTGCGCTTGCGCTGGCCACGCTCCTTGTTCTTGGAGACGTCCACCAGCTCGCGGCCGCGGCCCAGGTGATCCGGGACGACCTTGTACTCGCGCTTCTCCGTGCCGAGCGCCGTGCGGCCCGGGGCCATGGGGTACTGCTTGGCCTGGGTCGTGGTGGGCGTGACGCGGCGGACCTGGATGAGCGGGCGCGAAATCACCACGGCCTGGGTGGCCGTGGGGCGGGCCTGGGCGCCCGGCGTGGGCGCGACCTGGGCGTGCGGGACGCCGCCGACCATGATGGTCGGGCCGCTCGGCTGCACCGGAGCCCCGGTGCCACCGGCCGTGGGGGGCGAGGACGGACGCACCGGCCCCGTCTGACCCGGACGCGCCTGCATGGGCGCTCCCGGCCGGCTCTGCATGGGCGGCGAGCCCGGACGGCCCTGCATGGGCGCGCCAGGACGGCTGCCCGGCCCGGAAGGACCACCCGGACGGCTGCCAGGACCCCCAGGACCACCCGGACGGCTGCCCGGCGGCCCACCAGGGCGCCCGCCCGTGGAACCCGGACGCTGCACGTAGCCGGGACCTCGGGAGATGACCGTCGCGGACGTCGACGTGGAAGAAGGCGTCCGTGCGGTGGGCGGGACCGGCGAGCGCTGAGGGGGGTTGGGCAAGCGGGGACTCTCCTGCGTAGGACTGCGCGGTGTCGCCGTGGCCGGGGTCGGCTCGGCGGCCCGGGGCGTCTCCACCACGGCCGCGGGAGGCGGGGTGGAAGGCGGCGTCACGGGCGGGGTGGCGGTTGCGGCAACAGGCGGGGTGGCCGGAGCCTCGGGCGCGGCAGGCGCCTCCGGGGCGGCCGCGATGGTTGCGACGGTGGCTTCCGGCGGCGTGGCCGTCACGGCCGGCGCCTCCGGAGTCCGGGCCACGGGTGCCTGCTCCGTGGCGGCGGGCGCCTGCTCCATGGCGGCGGGGGCCTGCTGCGGCTCCTGCTCCATGGGAGCGGCCTGCGGCTCCTGCGCGGGCTCCGGCTCGTAGGCCTGCTCGTTCGACTGTGCGTAGGAGTCCTGGCTCTCCGGGGCGGACATGCCCGCGGGAGGCCCGACCTTGCGGCGCACCACGAAGCCCTTGGCGGCGACGGGAGGCGCGGCCTGCTTCGGCTTGCGCTTGTCCAGGATCTTCTGGACCGCGGCGGTGGCCTGGTCGTCATCCAGAGAGGACGAGTGGCTCTTGACGTCGTAACCCAGCCCGGCGAGCTCGGTCACGACCTCCTTGTTGTCGAGCTCAATCCCGTGGCTCTTGAGCTCCTTGGCGATTTCGTGAACGCGCTTCTTCGACATACCTTGATTGGCCTTCTGCTCCGCCAGCGACGAGGCCGAGCACCCTAGTCCAAAGCCGAAATTGTGTGCGAGTGGTGCTTAACAGCCACCTCTCCCCGCAACCTCTCCACCCACCCGCCCTCACTCCCAAGCCTGTCCGAGCGCTGACGGGTCGACCTGCCCCGCCTTGCCCCGGAAGGCCCTGCCCAGCGCCTTACGCTTGAGCGCTGCCGTCAGACAACCGGCACCGCACAGGTACGCCCCCCGCCCTGGCAGCCTCCGCCGCCTGTCCGCCACCACGCCGCCCTGGGGACCTACCACGAACCGGGTGAGTTCCGCCTGTGACTTGCGCGACCCGCACCCGACGCAGGTCCGGACGGGACCTGACGCCGTGATTTCCATGGGATGTGTCCCCGGCCGTTTCGTTGCGCGGCGCATCTCCCTACCCCCTGTGGTTACGGTGCCTTGGCCGCTTCCGCGCCCTCCGAGCCGCCAGCCGACGCCAGCAGCCCCCGCTCCGCGTTCAGTTCCGCGCGCAGCTTGGCCTCTTCCACCAGGTAGTTCTCCGCCGCGCTCTTCAGCTGGCGGGCCTTCTTGATGCCCACCCCCGGCACGTCGCCCAGGCGGGTGAGGTCCTTCTCGTTCGCGATGTCCTCCACCGTGCGGTAGCCGGCGAGGATGAGCTGCTCGATGGTCTTCTCCCCGACGCCGCGCACGCGCGCCATGCGCTCCGGCTGGGACAGCTCGTCCGGGTGGCGGCGGGCCTCGGCCAGGCGGGCCTGCTCGCGCTCGTAGTCCATGCGCGACAGCTCCTGCTGGTCCTCCACCATGCGCTTCTTGGCCTCCTCCTGCATGGAGGCGATGCGGGTGGGGTCGATGCCGGGGATCTGCGCCAGCATCTCCGCGTTGGCGTCCGCCACGTCGCGCGCCTGACGGAAGCCGTGCGCGTAGAGCGTCTCCACCAGCATCTCGTTGACGCCCGGCAGGGCGCCCAGGGAGCGGCTGGCGAACTCGCGCATCTCCCGCACGCGGCTCTCGCTGTTGATGTCCAGCTTCCAGCCGGTGAGCTGGGCGGCCAGGCGCACGTTCTGACCGCGCCGGCCAATGGCCAGCGACAGCTGGTCGTCCGGGACGATGAGCTCCATCGCGTGGTTCGCCTCGTCGATGATGACGCGGCTGACCTCCGCGGGGGCCAGCGCCGAGCACACGAAGCGGGCCGGGTCTTCATCGTAAGGGACGATGTCGATCTTCTCCCCGCGCAGCTCCTGCACCACCGCCTGCACGCGGCTGCCCTTCATGCCCACGCACGCGCCCACGGGGTCCACGTCCGAGTCGCGGCTGGACACGGCGATCTTCGCGCGGCCACCGGGCTCACGCGCCGCCGCCTCGATGACGACGATGCCTTCGGCGATCTCCGGCACCTCCATCTCGAAGAGCTTGGTGAGCAGGTTCACGGACGCGCGCGAC
This genomic stretch from Corallococcus caeni harbors:
- the nusA gene encoding transcription termination factor NusA: MPTPANPAVNLNLVLDQVAKDKGIERAVLIATLEDAMNTAAKKHFGQDRNLEAKYDPDKGVVELFQAITVVAEITDPVQAVNQITMDEAHKKGMEVEPGDELVFQIFYRDEDAAEAKAQDDQYGDILRLKTFRRGFGRIAAQTAKQVILQRTRDAERENVFNEYKDRKNEIVTGIARRFERGNIVVDLGRAEAVLPVREQVPRETYRPGDRVQAYVLDVLRESKGPQIVLSRASVNLLTKLFEMEVPEIAEGIVVIEAAAREPGGRAKIAVSSRDSDVDPVGACVGMKGSRVQAVVQELRGEKIDIVPYDEDPARFVCSALAPAEVSRVIIDEANHAMELIVPDDQLSLAIGRRGQNVRLAAQLTGWKLDINSESRVREMREFASRSLGALPGVNEMLVETLYAHGFRQARDVADANAEMLAQIPGIDPTRIASMQEEAKKRMVEDQQELSRMDYEREQARLAEARRHPDELSQPERMARVRGVGEKTIEQLILAGYRTVEDIANEKDLTRLGDVPGVGIKKARQLKSAAENYLVEEAKLRAELNAERGLLASAGGSEGAEAAKAP
- the infB gene encoding translation initiation factor IF-2, whose amino-acid sequence is MSKKRVHEIAKELKSHGIELDNKEVVTELAGLGYDVKSHSSSLDDDQATAAVQKILDKRKPKQAAPPVAAKGFVVRRKVGPPAGMSAPESQDSYAQSNEQAYEPEPAQEPQAAPMEQEPQQAPAAMEQAPAATEQAPVARTPEAPAVTATPPEATVATIAAAPEAPAAPEAPATPPVAATATPPVTPPSTPPPAAVVETPRAAEPTPATATPRSPTQESPRLPNPPQRSPVPPTARTPSSTSTSATVISRGPGYVQRPGSTGGRPGGPPGSRPGGPGGPGSRPGGPSGPGSRPGAPMQGRPGSPPMQSRPGAPMQARPGQTGPVRPSSPPTAGGTGAPVQPSGPTIMVGGVPHAQVAPTPGAQARPTATQAVVISRPLIQVRRVTPTTTQAKQYPMAPGRTALGTEKREYKVVPDHLGRGRELVDVSKNKERGQRKRTGPETTSVSKQELSDMVWGRIQIPIRGKKRKPTKKGAKTQITQMAEEKKVIKLQEGISVSDLGQRMGIRTAELIKKLMAMQKMATANQILDADTAELIATDYHWKVERVGFEVEDYLPEVAAKAEDERPRPPVVTIMGHVDHGKTSLLDAIRQASVAAGEAGGITQHIGAYSVSTARGDVTFLDTPGHEAFTSMRARGANVTDIVVLVVAADDGVMPQTIEAIKHAKQAEVPIVVAINKMDVPGANPDRVKKDLASQELVPEEWGGDTIMVPVSAKTKMNLDLLLENLALQAEVLELTANPSRPSVGAIVEAKLERGRGPVATVLVQEGTLKLGDAIVTGTHYGRVRAMNNSRGEAVKEVKPGYCAEVVGLSGVPTAGDAINVVSDEKAAKQIADHRGMKERQAELSKVSRESLDQLFAKTKAGGGPKELRVIIKADVQGSAEAVRQAVEKLTTHKVRVVIIDAGVGAITETDVMRAAASKGVVLGFNVKPESGSEAAAKAQQVTLQSYSIIYELIDGVRLEMENLLEPIRTERKLGRAEVRNTFNVPKLGTIAGAAVLDGVMKRGSFVRLMRENKQLFSGKMASLRRFKDDVKEVAQGFECGIGIENFNDLKAGDIIEAYEIEETRQSLS
- a CDS encoding YlxR family protein; translation: MRRATKRPGTHPMEITASGPVRTCVGCGSRKSQAELTRFVVGPQGGVVADRRRRLPGRGAYLCGAGCLTAALKRKALGRAFRGKAGQVDPSALGQAWE